One genomic region from Euzebya tangerina encodes:
- a CDS encoding DUF305 domain-containing protein — protein sequence MSYGRFAAMIATSTVVMLGLMYLNTYQASHVEWSETRAWMALLMGATMAVIMLGFMWRSYNSTTVNVTIVIAAIAVFTASLFLVRSQITINDTNWMKAMIPHHSIAILTSERAGIQDVRVQELATEIIQAQRREIAEMQWLIDDIATNGAATTGEDAASRPVPDFATESD from the coding sequence ATGTCCTACGGCCGGTTCGCAGCGATGATCGCCACATCCACCGTCGTCATGCTCGGCCTCATGTATCTGAACACCTACCAGGCCTCCCACGTGGAGTGGTCTGAGACGAGGGCCTGGATGGCTCTGCTCATGGGCGCAACGATGGCCGTCATCATGCTCGGCTTCATGTGGCGCTCCTACAACAGCACCACAGTCAACGTGACCATCGTCATCGCAGCCATCGCCGTGTTCACCGCATCACTGTTCCTCGTCAGAAGTCAGATCACCATCAACGACACCAACTGGATGAAGGCGATGATCCCCCACCACTCCATCGCCATCCTCACCAGCGAACGAGCCGGCATCCAAGACGTCCGCGTCCAAGAGCTCGCCACCGAGATCATCCAAGCCCAACGCCGCGAGATCGCGGAGATGCAGTGGCTCATCGACGACATCGCCACCAACGGCGCGGCGACCACCGGTGAGGACGCAGCCAGCCGACCGGTGCCCGACTTCGCGACAGAGTCCGACTAG
- a CDS encoding heavy metal translocating P-type ATPase: MTKDEMADQGEGQHDDHGGHGDGGHDDHAAMFRDRLWLSLVLSVPILVFAEGVQELLGFTAPNFPGSMWVAPVLGTVVYLYGGWPFLTGGVGEARSRQPGMMLLIAMAITVAYVASMANALGVFSRAIWWELALLIDVMLLGHWVEMRAVGQARGALEALAELLPDDAERVSEDGSVETVPVSELSEGDVVLVRPGARVPADGMVVDGSADVDESMITGESTPVPRTEGERVVAGSVVADSSIRVEVDAIGEDTTLAGIQRMVAEAQESKSRTQVLADRAAALLFYVAVAAAAITAVVWLAVGAPTDAVDRTVAVLVIACPHALGLAIPLVTAISTSKSASHGILVKDRGALERIRLVDAVLFDKTGTLTRGEHVVTDVATVEGVTREELLSLVGAVEADSEHPLARAIHTLARDEVGELPTAEGFESMTGRGVQATVDGREVSVGGPALLRELAVQAPDSLQSTTDRWAERGAAVLHAIADGEVIGAIELEDEIRDVSAEAVKELHDRDIQVVMITGDAQQVADAVAADLDIDEVFAEVLPEDKDAKVAELQDRGMTVAMVGDGVNDAPALARADVGVAIGAGTDVAIESAGLVLASDDPRGIVAIHDLSEATYRKMVQNLWWAAGYNIAAIPLAGGLLAPIGFVLPIAVGAALMSLSTVIVALNAQLLRRVDLDHA, translated from the coding sequence ATGACGAAGGATGAAATGGCCGACCAGGGCGAGGGTCAGCACGACGACCACGGCGGGCACGGAGACGGCGGGCACGATGACCACGCGGCCATGTTTCGTGATCGGCTGTGGCTCTCGCTCGTGCTCAGCGTACCGATCCTCGTCTTCGCTGAGGGGGTCCAGGAGCTGTTGGGGTTCACGGCGCCCAACTTCCCCGGCTCGATGTGGGTGGCGCCGGTGCTCGGGACGGTGGTGTACCTCTATGGAGGATGGCCGTTCCTGACGGGTGGGGTGGGGGAGGCCAGGAGTCGGCAACCGGGCATGATGCTGCTGATCGCGATGGCGATCACGGTGGCCTACGTGGCATCGATGGCCAACGCGTTGGGCGTGTTCTCTCGGGCGATCTGGTGGGAGCTTGCACTGCTGATCGACGTGATGCTGCTGGGACACTGGGTGGAGATGCGTGCGGTCGGTCAAGCCCGCGGGGCGCTGGAGGCGTTGGCCGAGCTGCTGCCCGACGACGCCGAGCGGGTGTCGGAGGACGGCAGCGTCGAGACCGTCCCGGTAAGCGAGCTGTCAGAGGGGGATGTCGTGCTGGTGCGCCCCGGTGCGCGGGTGCCGGCTGATGGGATGGTGGTCGATGGCTCGGCTGATGTGGATGAGTCGATGATCACCGGCGAGTCGACGCCGGTCCCCCGGACCGAGGGGGAGCGGGTCGTGGCGGGCAGTGTGGTGGCTGACTCCTCGATCCGGGTCGAGGTGGATGCGATCGGGGAGGACACGACCCTGGCGGGCATCCAACGCATGGTCGCTGAGGCGCAGGAGTCGAAGTCGCGAACGCAGGTGCTGGCTGATCGGGCCGCGGCCTTGCTGTTCTACGTGGCCGTCGCTGCCGCGGCCATCACGGCTGTGGTGTGGCTGGCCGTGGGCGCGCCCACCGACGCGGTGGACCGGACGGTGGCGGTGCTGGTGATCGCGTGCCCGCACGCGCTGGGTCTGGCCATCCCGCTGGTGACCGCAATCTCAACCTCGAAGTCGGCCAGCCACGGGATCCTGGTGAAGGACCGCGGTGCCCTGGAGCGCATCCGTCTGGTCGATGCGGTGCTGTTCGACAAGACCGGAACGTTGACGCGAGGTGAGCATGTCGTCACCGATGTGGCAACGGTCGAGGGCGTCACTCGCGAGGAGCTGCTGTCTCTGGTCGGAGCCGTGGAGGCCGATTCAGAGCACCCGCTGGCCCGCGCGATCCACACCCTGGCCAGAGACGAAGTGGGGGAGCTGCCCACAGCGGAGGGCTTTGAGTCGATGACCGGACGTGGCGTGCAGGCGACCGTGGATGGTCGCGAGGTCTCCGTCGGTGGTCCCGCCCTGCTCCGGGAACTGGCCGTCCAGGCCCCCGACTCCCTGCAGTCGACCACGGATAGGTGGGCCGAGCGTGGTGCGGCGGTCCTGCACGCCATCGCGGACGGTGAGGTGATCGGTGCGATCGAGCTCGAGGACGAGATCCGCGACGTCTCCGCCGAGGCGGTGAAGGAGCTGCACGACCGAGACATCCAGGTCGTGATGATCACCGGGGATGCCCAGCAGGTGGCCGACGCCGTCGCCGCGGATCTGGACATCGACGAGGTCTTCGCCGAGGTGCTGCCCGAGGACAAGGACGCCAAGGTCGCAGAGCTGCAGGACCGCGGGATGACGGTGGCCATGGTGGGCGACGGCGTCAACGACGCCCCGGCACTGGCACGCGCTGACGTCGGTGTTGCCATCGGCGCTGGCACCGATGTGGCCATCGAGTCTGCCGGGCTGGTGCTGGCCTCCGATGATCCCCGTGGGATCGTGGCCATCCACGACCTGAGCGAGGCGACGTATCGCAAGATGGTGCAGAACCTGTGGTGGGCCGCCGGGTACAACATCGCGGCCATCCCGCTGGCCGGCGGGCTGCTGGCACCCATCGGGTTCGTGCTCCCCATCGCCGTGGGAGCCGCGTTGATGAGCCTGTCAACGGTCATCGTGGCGCTCAACGCACAGCTGCTCCGCCGCGTCGACCTGGACCACGCCTGA
- a CDS encoding DUF305 domain-containing protein: MEIRFTRPARRVAMSCLWLVLIAGCSTPQTVADPSPYATEALSAYNQVDVGFAQMMIPHHADAIAMAQVLLETDGVDPEIREIAAAIDEAQRAENATMNQWLAARQEQTVQETAGMAFDPAAIREATATEVETAFLEQMILHHEHGTGMARQAAAQGQSSTMIELSESMVEMQTREVQQMRQHLTR; the protein is encoded by the coding sequence ATGGAGATCCGATTCACCCGACCCGCTCGTCGCGTCGCCATGTCCTGCCTTTGGCTGGTGCTGATCGCCGGCTGCTCGACACCCCAGACCGTCGCCGACCCTTCCCCGTATGCAACAGAGGCGTTGTCTGCGTACAACCAGGTCGATGTGGGCTTTGCGCAGATGATGATCCCTCACCACGCTGACGCGATCGCGATGGCACAGGTGCTCCTGGAGACCGACGGGGTCGACCCCGAGATACGGGAGATCGCCGCGGCCATCGACGAGGCGCAACGTGCAGAGAACGCCACGATGAACCAGTGGCTCGCAGCACGGCAGGAGCAGACCGTCCAGGAGACAGCGGGGATGGCGTTTGACCCCGCAGCGATCCGCGAGGCGACGGCGACGGAGGTGGAGACGGCGTTCTTGGAACAGATGATCCTCCACCATGAGCACGGTACCGGCATGGCTCGCCAGGCCGCGGCGCAAGGTCAGTCCTCGACCATGATCGAACTCAGCGAGTCGATGGTCGAGATGCAGACACGTGAGGTCCAGCAGATGCGACAACACCTGACCCGATGA
- a CDS encoding alpha/beta fold hydrolase: MRTPVRLILGGLGLTAMWQLIHRLSASVRSWEPADRDPVLGGPLAASATPLDADGPLVVLLHGITASGGSFGAAYDDLSVPVVVPDLLGFGGSMFVQRADYTAKEHVQAVIDTLRGLGVAERPLLLVGHSMGAVLALKVAAVLANPVGVVAMSAPLYDSEEEGLAYIGEADPLARLIATGVVAERLCRWMCEHRALARTIWPLLAPKWPRAIAADGVLHTWPAYRGSLQSLVLDSRYADALATLAARAVPVVLVNGDQDGVPVPGRTDALTGLSPVVGSEVVSGADHGLPVSHPHACVAIIERALQRLPDQS; encoded by the coding sequence GTGCGTACCCCCGTCCGGCTGATCCTCGGCGGGTTGGGCCTGACCGCGATGTGGCAGCTCATCCACCGCCTGTCGGCGTCGGTCCGCAGCTGGGAGCCAGCTGACCGTGACCCGGTGTTGGGCGGTCCGTTGGCAGCCAGCGCCACACCCTTGGACGCCGACGGGCCCCTCGTGGTGCTGCTGCACGGCATCACCGCGTCGGGGGGCAGCTTCGGCGCTGCCTACGACGACCTCTCCGTCCCTGTCGTGGTGCCTGATCTACTCGGTTTTGGCGGGTCGATGTTCGTGCAGCGTGCCGACTACACCGCAAAGGAGCACGTCCAGGCGGTCATCGACACACTCCGCGGACTGGGTGTGGCAGAGCGGCCACTGTTGTTGGTCGGTCACTCCATGGGGGCCGTCCTGGCGCTGAAGGTGGCGGCCGTCCTTGCCAACCCCGTGGGGGTCGTGGCCATGTCAGCGCCGCTGTATGACTCAGAGGAGGAGGGCCTGGCCTACATCGGCGAGGCCGACCCGCTGGCCCGTCTGATCGCAACAGGTGTCGTCGCAGAGCGTCTGTGTCGATGGATGTGTGAGCACCGAGCCCTGGCTCGCACGATTTGGCCGCTGCTGGCTCCCAAGTGGCCCCGAGCAATCGCGGCCGACGGTGTCCTCCATACCTGGCCGGCCTACCGGGGTAGTCTGCAATCCTTGGTGCTGGACAGCCGCTACGCAGACGCGCTGGCCACGCTGGCGGCCCGGGCTGTCCCGGTCGTGTTGGTCAACGGGGACCAGGACGGGGTGCCGGTGCCCGGTCGAACCGATGCACTGACTGGCCTGTCCCCGGTGGTTGGTTCCGAGGTCGTCTCGGGAGCCGACCACGGCCTGCCCGTCTCACACCCTCACGCCTGCGTCGCCATCATCGAGCGGGCCCTGCAGCGGCTGCCCGACCAGAGTTAG
- a CDS encoding metal-sensitive transcriptional regulator yields the protein MYGYTENKQEYKGRLSRIEGQVRGLQRMVDEDIYCIDILQQIAAIDGALQKVAIGLLNDHLGHCVTGAVTRDDPAEVEELVAEATAAISRLIRAN from the coding sequence ATGTATGGCTATACCGAGAACAAGCAGGAGTACAAAGGGCGGCTGTCACGTATCGAGGGCCAGGTCCGCGGGTTGCAGCGGATGGTGGACGAGGACATCTACTGCATTGACATTCTTCAGCAGATCGCCGCGATAGACGGGGCACTGCAGAAGGTGGCGATCGGCCTGCTCAATGACCACCTGGGTCACTGTGTCACCGGCGCGGTCACCAGGGACGACCCAGCGGAGGTGGAGGAGTTGGTCGCGGAGGCCACGGCTGCGATCAGCCGACTCATCCGCGCCAACTAA
- a CDS encoding copper resistance CopC/CopD family protein — protein sequence MTRHLPALPIPILLTLVVIATTGLMAASPAAAHSALESADPMPDSTVTGVVDRLELRFGQPVDVLADSVALTSADGLIASQPTPQLQPDGVTVLADLADPLSAGQYSVQWRVIGNDGHPIEGAYAITVGLPAEPDSTQPSGSEEPTAAAVPAAAVADTSPAPPTDQPNELAAIASPTSVDLGVPINDQQAETTRQSGAETVQDIGRWAVFVGTLAVVGVLIFGLAVHPDGLADRHVLSRLVIVTSGLTATATTIQFAAHVAVIAGTGAAGVLSGDAWGIVIGSGIFWATLLRAGSAMLIGGIAQHERWMDRTTHKIAVGLGAVALIGSFQFTGHTATSTPTLIVRVADAIHITGGAVWTGGVLALAAVMAARRRRHSPTAPVVSRFSVAATVAVATVALAGVALAVVELDSISSLFTTGYGQLLLGKVALVGMLGAIGAHNHRQLVPAIIAGHTEAQTRMQRTVGIELVLFVAVLALTAVLVRLSP from the coding sequence GTGACCCGACATCTTCCCGCCCTGCCCATTCCCATCCTGCTGACCCTGGTGGTGATCGCCACCACCGGTCTGATGGCGGCCAGCCCAGCTGCGGCACACTCCGCGCTTGAGTCCGCAGATCCCATGCCCGATTCAACCGTCACCGGCGTGGTGGATCGTCTCGAACTCCGGTTTGGCCAGCCCGTCGACGTCTTGGCCGACAGCGTCGCCCTCACGTCAGCCGACGGGCTCATCGCGTCGCAACCGACACCACAGTTGCAGCCCGACGGCGTCACCGTGCTGGCCGATCTCGCAGACCCGCTGTCGGCCGGCCAGTACTCCGTCCAGTGGCGAGTCATCGGCAACGACGGTCACCCCATCGAAGGTGCCTACGCCATCACCGTTGGCCTACCCGCCGAACCCGACTCCACGCAACCTTCAGGTTCCGAGGAGCCGACTGCAGCGGCAGTGCCCGCAGCAGCAGTGGCCGACACCAGCCCCGCTCCGCCAACCGACCAACCCAACGAGCTGGCCGCCATCGCCTCCCCTACGTCTGTCGACCTGGGCGTACCCATCAATGATCAACAGGCTGAGACGACCAGGCAATCCGGTGCCGAGACCGTCCAGGACATCGGCCGCTGGGCGGTCTTCGTCGGCACGTTGGCCGTTGTCGGCGTGCTCATCTTCGGCCTGGCAGTCCACCCCGACGGGCTGGCAGACCGGCACGTGCTGAGCCGCCTGGTCATCGTGACCAGCGGACTGACCGCCACCGCCACGACGATCCAGTTCGCCGCCCATGTCGCGGTCATCGCCGGCACCGGCGCCGCGGGGGTCCTCAGCGGTGATGCCTGGGGGATCGTGATCGGCAGCGGCATCTTCTGGGCCACACTCCTCCGCGCCGGCTCTGCCATGCTCATCGGCGGCATCGCCCAACACGAACGGTGGATGGACCGGACCACCCACAAGATCGCGGTGGGGCTTGGTGCCGTGGCACTCATCGGATCGTTTCAGTTCACGGGGCACACCGCCACCAGCACTCCGACGCTGATCGTTCGAGTGGCCGACGCGATCCACATCACGGGAGGAGCTGTCTGGACCGGTGGGGTCCTGGCCCTCGCCGCTGTGATGGCTGCCCGCCGCCGACGCCACAGCCCAACCGCCCCGGTCGTCAGCCGATTCTCCGTCGCAGCAACCGTGGCCGTGGCCACCGTTGCACTCGCCGGCGTCGCCCTTGCCGTCGTGGAGCTCGACAGCATCAGCTCGCTGTTCACCACAGGCTACGGCCAGCTGCTGCTCGGCAAGGTCGCCCTGGTCGGCATGCTCGGCGCCATCGGTGCACACAACCACCGCCAACTGGTTCCAGCCATCATCGCAGGACACACGGAGGCACAAACACGCATGCAGCGCACCGTCGGCATCGAGTTGGTCCTGTTCGTGGCCGTTCTTGCCCTGACCGCCGTGCTCGTTCGGCTCTCCCCATGA
- a CDS encoding c-type cytochrome, with protein sequence MRRLLVLLATTVALTACATETPPAANPVLDGSGDVAAGAELFTAHCAQCHGPDAGGSDNGPSFLSDIYIPSHHADGAFLLAVRNGVQPHHWDFGPMPPQPGLSDQDVADIVAWVRQQQRTAGLIEQ encoded by the coding sequence ATGCGCCGACTGCTGGTACTGCTGGCCACAACGGTGGCTCTGACGGCCTGCGCCACCGAAACGCCTCCGGCCGCCAATCCGGTCCTTGACGGCAGCGGCGACGTCGCAGCCGGAGCAGAGCTGTTCACCGCGCACTGCGCGCAGTGTCACGGCCCCGACGCCGGCGGCTCCGACAACGGACCGTCATTCCTGAGCGACATCTACATCCCCTCCCATCACGCCGACGGCGCCTTCCTCCTCGCCGTCCGAAACGGCGTCCAGCCACACCACTGGGACTTCGGGCCGATGCCCCCACAGCCCGGACTGTCCGACCAGGACGTCGCCGACATCGTCGCCTGGGTCCGCCAACAACAGCGAACCGCTGGCCTGATCGAGCAGTGA
- a CDS encoding cupredoxin domain-containing protein: MVLAVLLSATATGCAPPNAPTDTLTMTDFAYDPQPVVIPADTPGYPLQLINDGTAPHDFSVEGLPNDIRIHLAILPGDQTPYPLPAIPPGEYTLYCGVVGHREAGMETLLVAR; encoded by the coding sequence ATGGTGCTCGCTGTGCTGTTGTCGGCCACAGCCACTGGCTGTGCACCGCCCAACGCGCCCACCGACACGCTCACCATGACCGACTTCGCCTACGACCCCCAACCAGTCGTCATCCCAGCCGACACCCCTGGCTACCCCCTCCAACTCATCAATGACGGCACCGCACCCCACGACTTCAGCGTTGAAGGACTCCCCAACGACATCCGCATCCACCTCGCCATACTCCCAGGCGACCAAACCCCCTACCCACTCCCCGCCATCCCACCCGGCGAGTACACCCTCTACTGCGGCGTCGTCGGCCATCGAGAAGCCGGCATGGAAACCCTCCTCGTCGCTCGATGA
- a CDS encoding M23 family metallopeptidase gives MAHLQRRPWRHVLTTTLVFGVLALPTPGVAQQAQPAVGDEGVEQVAPADLTAEELGRIGQAEALLEQSMAQREAITQRLDDLARDFESARAHSERLSGELAGADGLIEQAESEAQAAVRAQADQIRSAYMQPGLDLARVSGAFLLAPDASSALHSSAVMQRVAANRGGIAEALVRQGQQVVTDVSTARGIANGTAAAMADLENLSDTFNEALDTATNEVAQAESLLAAAQADAQAAAEARVAAADAATASAQLAASDGVGSSALIGVTGTSPVRQATVNGGTQAMTCPLGQPNGFIDSWGFPRSGGRSHQGADMFAARGVPQYAIADGVVGRVSNGGLGGVALRIIDDLGNRYYYAHLSAAYVSEGQRISVGQLVGATGNSGNARSTPPHLHFQFHPGGGSPVNPFPLVSGLCR, from the coding sequence GTGGCACATCTTCAACGCCGCCCATGGCGACACGTACTGACGACAACGCTCGTCTTCGGCGTCCTGGCGCTTCCTACCCCCGGCGTCGCCCAGCAGGCCCAGCCTGCGGTCGGGGACGAGGGCGTCGAGCAAGTGGCTCCTGCGGATCTGACCGCTGAGGAACTCGGCCGGATCGGGCAGGCCGAGGCGCTTCTCGAGCAGTCGATGGCCCAACGGGAAGCGATCACCCAGCGACTCGACGATCTAGCCCGCGACTTCGAGTCTGCGCGAGCTCACTCCGAACGCTTGTCAGGCGAACTTGCGGGTGCCGACGGCCTCATCGAGCAGGCAGAATCCGAAGCGCAAGCCGCGGTCCGTGCTCAGGCGGACCAAATTCGTTCCGCCTACATGCAGCCGGGCCTGGACCTTGCACGGGTCTCTGGCGCATTCCTGCTGGCACCCGATGCCAGCAGCGCACTCCACTCCAGTGCGGTCATGCAACGCGTCGCAGCCAACCGCGGAGGCATTGCCGAGGCGCTGGTTCGCCAAGGTCAACAGGTCGTGACTGACGTGAGCACTGCTCGTGGGATCGCCAACGGGACTGCTGCTGCCATGGCCGATCTCGAGAATCTATCCGACACGTTCAACGAGGCGCTCGACACGGCGACCAACGAGGTCGCGCAAGCTGAGAGCCTCCTCGCTGCAGCCCAGGCGGATGCACAAGCCGCAGCCGAAGCCCGGGTGGCTGCGGCCGATGCTGCGACCGCATCCGCACAGCTCGCGGCCTCGGACGGCGTCGGCAGTTCGGCACTCATCGGTGTGACCGGAACCTCACCCGTTCGACAGGCGACTGTCAACGGCGGCACGCAGGCCATGACATGTCCGCTGGGTCAACCAAACGGCTTCATCGACTCCTGGGGCTTCCCCCGTTCCGGCGGCCGCAGTCATCAAGGGGCAGACATGTTCGCGGCTCGTGGCGTGCCGCAGTACGCAATCGCAGACGGCGTCGTGGGACGGGTCAGCAACGGGGGTCTTGGTGGTGTGGCCCTGCGAATCATCGACGATCTCGGAAACCGCTACTACTACGCCCACCTGTCGGCCGCATACGTGTCAGAGGGACAGCGCATATCAGTCGGGCAGTTGGTGGGCGCCACCGGCAACAGCGGCAACGCTCGTTCCACACCACCTCATCTGCACTTCCAGTTCCACCCTGGCGGCGGCAGTCCAGTGAATCCGTTCCCCTTGGTCTCGGGGCTCTGTCGGTAG
- the coxB gene encoding cytochrome c oxidase subunit II codes for MPADALQPFGPVAEAQDALWDLAYPIAIGVFVLVFAGLAYILVRFRDKGQEELPVQTHGNTRLEIVWTIIPALILVVIAIPTVQTIFDLAREPDPDSLIIDVVGKQYWWEFRYEEAGIWTASELHIPTGRDIYIRLDGSEPGNTTVYGQPPVMHSFWVPSLAGKRDYVPGAIREMRIQADEPGVYPGNCAEFCGLSHANMRFTVIAHSPEDYEAWVASQQEPALLAQDELVQQGQELFVSGACIGCHNITGHPDVDPDAPSRVGPDLTHFAAREAFAGYIFDSPFGEQVEDPDQAMENLRAWIRNSSAIKPGSHMPATQVDGAPVDGEQLDAIIAYLATLE; via the coding sequence TTGCCCGCCGACGCGCTGCAGCCGTTCGGGCCGGTCGCGGAAGCTCAGGACGCGCTGTGGGATCTGGCCTACCCGATCGCCATCGGGGTGTTCGTCCTCGTCTTCGCCGGTCTGGCCTACATCCTGGTCCGATTCCGGGACAAGGGGCAGGAGGAGCTGCCGGTCCAGACACACGGCAACACCCGCCTGGAGATCGTCTGGACCATCATCCCGGCGCTGATCCTGGTCGTGATCGCCATCCCGACCGTGCAGACCATCTTCGACCTGGCCCGCGAGCCCGACCCTGACTCGCTGATCATCGACGTTGTCGGCAAGCAGTACTGGTGGGAGTTCCGCTACGAGGAGGCCGGCATCTGGACGGCGTCGGAGCTGCACATCCCGACCGGGCGGGACATCTACATCCGCCTCGACGGCTCCGAGCCGGGCAACACCACCGTGTACGGGCAGCCACCCGTGATGCACTCTTTCTGGGTCCCCTCGCTAGCCGGCAAGCGAGACTACGTGCCCGGCGCCATCCGTGAGATGCGCATCCAGGCCGACGAGCCCGGCGTGTACCCGGGCAACTGTGCGGAGTTCTGCGGTTTGTCGCACGCCAACATGCGCTTCACCGTGATCGCCCACTCCCCTGAGGACTACGAGGCCTGGGTGGCTTCGCAGCAGGAGCCGGCACTGCTGGCACAGGACGAGCTGGTCCAGCAGGGTCAGGAGCTGTTCGTGAGCGGGGCCTGCATCGGGTGTCACAACATCACGGGTCATCCTGACGTGGATCCTGATGCACCCTCGCGTGTCGGGCCGGACCTGACCCACTTCGCGGCCCGCGAGGCATTCGCCGGGTACATCTTCGATTCGCCGTTCGGCGAGCAGGTCGAAGACCCCGACCAGGCCATGGAGAACCTCCGTGCGTGGATCCGCAACTCCTCCGCCATCAAGCCGGGCTCCCACATGCCCGCCACCCAAGTCGACGGTGCCCCGGTCGACGGAGAACAGCTCGACGCCATCATCGCCTACCTCGCAACGCTGGAGTAG